One genomic segment of Clostridium saccharoperbutylacetonicum N1-4(HMT) includes these proteins:
- a CDS encoding MATE family efflux transporter, giving the protein MKTQKNISMAERMFEAPIISTLLFFAFPIMISYFVNYVYLLGDTYFISLVNPHSSAPLSGTGLLYPLELSFEAIAAGLATGLSATTGRLIGEGKLDKCKCLGANGLILGLIISVPVTILCYACGPEIINLLSGSALSSEAANYALEYLYGIAPGIIFMILSQIIGGVLVGQGLASVTTKGFMIMTILNFVLDPLLMFVFKLGVFGAGLGTSISLFFSFVYVFVYTLKGKSVIPIKFSFSFADKSIMSQILSIGLPQLLMTVSMYIISGVYNKIITVYYSQDIMNSWTLVGRIDQILFIPIIAISSATIVLISQNFGHNNIERIKKAMNTNIKFVFGLCFALALLYMLSSYWIFSIFTDISDVIDLANKQVLITALSTCFVAINWVVAAFFQAIGKPLPGVIVLYSRVVITLGCAFLTQYVFHGNIYSIFICVVAGNVLSTPFAFVWLHKQLKNLSFKSVL; this is encoded by the coding sequence ATGAAAACTCAAAAAAATATTTCTATGGCAGAGCGTATGTTTGAAGCCCCTATAATTTCTACGCTATTGTTTTTCGCGTTCCCAATCATGATTAGTTATTTTGTTAACTACGTTTATCTATTAGGAGATACATACTTTATCTCGCTTGTCAATCCACATTCGTCCGCACCACTTTCTGGAACAGGTTTATTGTATCCTTTGGAATTGTCCTTTGAGGCGATTGCCGCTGGACTTGCTACCGGATTAAGTGCAACTACAGGAAGGCTTATAGGTGAAGGAAAACTTGATAAATGTAAATGCCTTGGAGCTAACGGTCTCATTCTCGGCCTAATAATTAGTGTACCTGTAACAATACTATGTTATGCTTGTGGCCCAGAGATTATAAATTTACTTTCTGGTTCCGCATTAAGTTCGGAAGCAGCGAATTACGCTCTTGAATATTTATATGGAATTGCACCTGGAATCATCTTTATGATTTTATCACAAATCATCGGTGGCGTTCTCGTCGGGCAGGGTTTAGCCTCTGTAACTACAAAAGGTTTCATGATTATGACTATATTAAATTTCGTATTAGACCCTTTGCTTATGTTTGTTTTTAAATTAGGTGTTTTTGGTGCTGGTTTAGGAACTTCAATTTCATTATTCTTCTCTTTTGTATATGTTTTTGTTTATACGTTAAAAGGTAAATCTGTGATTCCTATTAAATTTAGTTTTTCATTTGCAGATAAATCTATCATGAGTCAAATTTTAAGTATTGGGCTACCACAACTTTTAATGACTGTATCAATGTATATAATTTCAGGTGTTTACAATAAAATCATCACAGTTTACTACTCTCAAGATATTATGAATTCATGGACACTAGTTGGAAGAATCGATCAGATTCTCTTCATCCCTATTATTGCCATTTCAAGTGCTACTATCGTATTGATTTCCCAAAACTTTGGTCATAATAATATTGAGCGAATCAAAAAGGCAATGAATACTAATATAAAGTTTGTTTTTGGATTATGCTTTGCTTTAGCACTCCTCTATATGCTTTCATCATATTGGATTTTCTCTATTTTCACAGATATTAGTGATGTAATTGACCTAGCAAACAAACAGGTTTTAATTACGGCATTATCTACATGTTTTGTAGCCATTAACTGGGTTGTGGCTGCTTTCTTCCAAGCAATAGGAAAGCCACTACCTGGAGTTATCGTTCTTTACAGTAGAGTCGTTATAACTTTAGGATGTGCATTTTTAACTCAATACGTTTTCCATGGAAATATTTACAGTATATTCATTTGTGTTGTAGCTGGTAATGTATTATCTACTCCATTTGCTTTCGTTTGGCTTCACAAGCAATTGAAAAACTTATCCTTTAAGTCTGTTTTATAG